A genome region from Rathayibacter caricis DSM 15933 includes the following:
- a CDS encoding LacI family DNA-binding transcriptional regulator — protein sequence MDDSTASARRRLHRRPSLTDVAALAGVAPITVSRVANEHENVDPVTRERVLEAMRKIGYQPNRMARALRSGRYRNVGVIVFGLGTIGNVRTLEAIAAACAAADYSLTLVAIETADQEHVSAAFTRMRREDVDGVVIVLDQNLMDHSIAQLPSGLPVVVVDSNERPDYPVIDTDQRQGARLATQHLIDLGHRTVWHVTGPSSSFAAVHREDAWREALVAAGRRVPEPIRGDWTPRSGYAAGVLLRENLQATAVFAANDQMALGIIGAFHEVGIKVPAEVSVVGFDDVDEAVSLWPPLTTIHQRFDLVGSTAFDTLLAKIDDHEFRSKTVRIQTSLVVRSSTAAPARKV from the coding sequence ATGGACGATTCGACGGCGTCGGCCCGGCGTCGGCTTCATCGCCGGCCGTCTCTCACTGATGTAGCCGCTCTAGCCGGTGTTGCTCCGATCACGGTGTCTCGTGTCGCCAATGAGCACGAGAACGTTGACCCCGTGACTCGGGAGCGTGTTCTCGAGGCCATGAGGAAAATCGGCTATCAGCCGAACCGGATGGCTCGCGCGTTGCGTTCAGGGCGTTACCGCAACGTCGGAGTCATCGTCTTCGGTTTGGGAACGATCGGCAACGTTCGAACGCTGGAGGCGATCGCGGCGGCGTGTGCCGCCGCGGACTATTCGCTCACTCTCGTTGCGATCGAAACGGCGGACCAGGAGCACGTGTCCGCTGCGTTCACCCGGATGCGGCGGGAGGACGTTGATGGCGTCGTCATTGTTCTCGATCAGAACTTGATGGATCATTCGATCGCCCAGCTTCCGAGCGGACTACCGGTCGTTGTCGTCGATTCGAACGAACGGCCAGACTACCCGGTGATCGATACCGATCAGCGCCAGGGGGCGCGGTTGGCAACACAGCACTTAATCGATCTGGGCCATCGGACCGTGTGGCATGTTACGGGCCCGTCTAGTTCCTTCGCTGCCGTCCATCGCGAGGACGCCTGGCGGGAAGCGTTGGTCGCCGCCGGCCGCCGAGTACCTGAACCGATTCGTGGAGACTGGACGCCGCGCTCCGGTTACGCGGCTGGCGTGCTACTTCGCGAGAACCTCCAAGCGACCGCTGTTTTTGCCGCAAATGACCAGATGGCTCTCGGGATCATCGGGGCTTTTCATGAGGTTGGGATCAAGGTGCCGGCCGAGGTAAGCGTCGTCGGTTTCGATGACGTGGACGAGGCGGTCTCGCTGTGGCCGCCTCTCACGACGATTCACCAGCGGTTCGACCTCGTGGGCAGTACCGCTTTCGATACGTTGCTGGCAAAGATTGATGACCACGAGTTCCGCTCGAAGACCGTCCGTATCCAGACGTCGCTCGTGGTGCGTTCGAGCACGGCGGCGCCCGCTCGAAAGGTGTGA
- a CDS encoding ricin-type beta-trefoil lectin domain protein, producing the protein MAMAGVLALTASAPASAAAATPGPASSIAASDIRGWNWADARDNYVCGNVVPSGLWDSDSYAAVHSKATAVADQLAARGANTVRLPMNVTTVGGSWWNSYQAAIDAITARGMKVVLAEWDQECLGTYARDGRMDQGWEGMWDAIVARYNSNSSVHFEIFNEPFGYSTPEWLDQAATWINRYPQIDRSRILVPGSGMSYNTTDAGRDTRFSGTKLAFHTYAEWQPARTYDQWRSQIREVVGEFANRAVMTEFGTYLATGYDFKNAASTENNVQYIRALTDEFAAQRIGSIHWVGVRDNDQWRMFTLSGATQNGNGSTIGLAVTNQSALDRIHIGWRMSQTAASKSIVSAASGECLDVPGHSVTPSTPVTIYDCSGASNQRWRLGVDGTIVGVESGLCLDVAGYSVAPGTTVQTYTCNGGANQRWRVTTGGAIVAEQSGLCLDVWNAGTANGNAVKVYTCSGARHQSWSLT; encoded by the coding sequence ATGGCGATGGCTGGGGTCCTCGCCCTGACTGCCAGCGCTCCCGCGTCGGCGGCTGCCGCAACACCGGGACCCGCATCCAGCATCGCGGCGTCGGACATCCGCGGATGGAACTGGGCCGATGCCCGAGACAACTACGTCTGCGGCAATGTCGTCCCCTCAGGTCTCTGGGACTCGGACAGCTACGCAGCCGTGCATTCGAAAGCGACCGCTGTGGCCGATCAGCTGGCGGCACGGGGGGCAAACACCGTCCGCCTCCCCATGAACGTCACAACCGTCGGCGGGTCCTGGTGGAACTCCTACCAAGCAGCCATCGACGCCATCACTGCACGGGGAATGAAGGTCGTCCTGGCCGAATGGGACCAGGAGTGCCTGGGCACCTACGCCCGGGACGGGCGCATGGACCAAGGCTGGGAGGGGATGTGGGACGCGATCGTGGCCCGCTACAACTCGAACAGCAGTGTTCACTTCGAGATCTTCAACGAGCCTTTCGGCTACTCGACGCCCGAGTGGCTCGATCAGGCCGCCACGTGGATAAACCGCTACCCGCAGATCGATCGTTCCCGGATTCTCGTCCCTGGCTCCGGTATGAGCTACAACACGACCGACGCTGGTCGTGACACCCGCTTCTCGGGCACGAAGCTGGCGTTCCACACCTACGCCGAGTGGCAGCCCGCCCGCACCTACGATCAGTGGCGCTCCCAGATCCGCGAAGTCGTCGGTGAGTTCGCGAACCGCGCTGTCATGACCGAATTCGGAACCTACCTCGCGACCGGTTACGACTTCAAGAACGCGGCGAGCACGGAGAATAACGTGCAGTACATCCGGGCGCTCACCGACGAGTTCGCGGCTCAGAGGATCGGCTCCATCCATTGGGTGGGCGTGCGGGACAACGATCAGTGGCGCATGTTTACCCTTTCTGGAGCTACCCAGAACGGGAACGGGTCCACGATCGGGCTGGCCGTCACGAATCAGTCCGCCCTTGATCGCATCCACATCGGTTGGCGCATGTCCCAGACCGCCGCGTCGAAGTCGATCGTGAGTGCCGCCTCCGGCGAATGTCTCGACGTGCCGGGGCACAGCGTGACGCCGAGTACTCCGGTGACGATCTACGACTGCTCGGGCGCGAGCAATCAACGGTGGCGGCTTGGGGTCGACGGGACGATCGTCGGAGTCGAATCGGGTCTGTGCCTGGATGTTGCCGGATACAGCGTCGCGCCCGGTACGACAGTGCAGACCTACACCTGTAACGGCGGAGCGAACCAACGCTGGCGGGTGACCACCGGCGGAGCGATCGTCGCCGAGCAGTCCGGCCTCTGTCTCGACGTCTGGAACGCGGGTACCGCGAACGGTAACGCCGTGAAGGTGTACACCTGCTCGGGCGCCCGCCACCAGAGCTGGTCGCTGACCTGA